A genome region from Geobacter pickeringii includes the following:
- a CDS encoding ABC transporter permease, with amino-acid sequence MRIQRIRAVARKEFIHVFRDIRSLIMGIAIPMMLLFLFGYALTLDVDNVPLMVWDQSGTPASRDLVSRFSGSRYFSLTGYATDYREIERAIDRRDALMAIVIPRGFAENLRAGRPVRVQAVVDGSDSNTATTALGYAEFITAGYSSGIALEQSRRATTDLPRPPLSLEPRVWFNADLVSRNAIVPGLIAVIMMVIAALLTSLTVAREWETGTMEQLISTPLTGAELIVGKLVPYFCIGLFDLVVSLLAGRFIFQVPMRGERPLLLATAILFLLVALALGVFISIVGKSQFAASQFAMVATLLPAFLLSGFVFPIANMPLPLQAITHAIPARYFVTILRGLYLKGVGLTVLAGDILFLAVFGALVFALAVLKFRKRIG; translated from the coding sequence ATGAGGATTCAGCGGATCAGAGCCGTGGCCCGCAAGGAGTTCATCCACGTTTTCCGGGACATCCGGAGCCTCATCATGGGGATCGCCATCCCGATGATGCTCCTCTTCCTCTTCGGCTACGCCCTCACCCTCGACGTGGACAACGTCCCCCTCATGGTTTGGGACCAGAGCGGCACCCCGGCAAGCCGCGATCTGGTGAGCCGGTTCAGCGGCTCGCGCTATTTCTCCCTTACGGGGTACGCCACCGACTACCGGGAGATCGAGCGGGCCATCGACCGCCGCGACGCCCTCATGGCCATCGTCATCCCCCGGGGCTTCGCCGAAAACCTCCGGGCGGGACGCCCCGTCCGGGTCCAGGCCGTCGTCGACGGGAGCGACTCCAACACCGCCACTACCGCGCTGGGCTACGCCGAGTTCATCACGGCAGGCTACAGCAGCGGCATCGCCCTGGAGCAGAGCCGGCGCGCCACCACCGACCTTCCCCGCCCTCCCCTCTCCCTTGAACCCCGGGTCTGGTTCAATGCCGATCTGGTCTCACGCAACGCCATCGTTCCCGGCCTCATCGCGGTCATCATGATGGTCATCGCCGCGCTCCTCACCTCCCTCACCGTGGCGCGGGAGTGGGAGACCGGCACCATGGAGCAGCTCATCTCCACCCCCCTCACCGGCGCGGAGCTGATCGTCGGCAAGCTCGTCCCCTACTTCTGCATCGGCCTCTTCGACCTTGTCGTCTCCCTCCTGGCCGGACGCTTCATCTTCCAGGTGCCGATGCGCGGCGAGCGACCGCTGCTCCTGGCCACCGCCATCCTCTTTCTCCTCGTGGCACTGGCCCTGGGGGTCTTCATCAGCATCGTCGGCAAAAGCCAGTTCGCCGCCAGCCAGTTCGCCATGGTGGCAACGCTGCTCCCCGCGTTTCTCCTGTCGGGGTTCGTCTTCCCCATCGCCAACATGCCGCTTCCGCTCCAGGCGATCACCCATGCCATTCCGGCCCGTTACTTCGTCACCATCCTGCGGGGGCTCTACCTGAAAGGGGTGGGGCTCACGGTGCTGGCAGGCGACATCCTCTTCCTCGCCGTATTCGGGGCCCTCGTCTTCGCCCTGGCGGTGCTGAAGTTCCGCAAGAGGATCGGG